Proteins from a genomic interval of Cottoperca gobio chromosome 8, fCotGob3.1, whole genome shotgun sequence:
- the LOC115012483 gene encoding uncharacterized protein LOC115012483, protein MEVSPQDPSLMAMDLSKGYSVTPLSRGHTDALDLAKKPEWYHRRLPSCSPEIGSPYRSRASSSYNSDPGAHCGDVEPGSEALSNYMNSTRAPGLYPNGGNLWHPGFYGADQRGGAVPESSSGGEESDSDSDVIFLVSSAKEPLSCSSFIQDSVRHILEPPFPAASSLDEARGCCRPPPPLSSPGPDSSYSDSSDTSVDIPVHHARPVVLLSDLSAVYGNPAESAVDISSDDSDVIEVSVTNEKKKSFSCKKSRNMPPHGEEDEAPPRNVRRSTRIRKSVSEIPQYTCSASPCGASRHRLRRQAKNDAVGIYNESCDSEDVMEHAVRLSSSDAEDSVARPNVSQRASGDSEESNVETDRKAPQTDRKPCRRSVACKRKKPLPLRTTQQIRTKQKLSCTITPEQRERKRTRTTVARRKKKVRPQPPRPCAPFPPREPEIKLKYANVKKIKRAESFCPFVCINKRTCTVVNHQEEEVAARRGRQQNACRSQCGFVPSTSCFQLGRFGSESRAPSTPLCCLCGQTANATNLGDLHGPYYPSGSSLRCESEQKEDEGFHVSRRSVNSSDDAHDCSAVRRLLEDDCHSKLHPKVPLHFEEGWIHEDCGIWSAGVFLVRGKLYGLEEAAQLAQETKCSACQQTGAIMGCFQKGCLRNYHYRCAVQSGCVLNEDNFSVRCPEHTKKAFTNRRHKR, encoded by the exons atggAAGTGTCCCCTCAGGATCCGTCTCTCATGGCTATGGACCTGTCAAAGGGATACTCGGTGACCCCGCTGAGCCGCGGCCACACTGACGCCTTGGATCTGGCAAAGAAGCCCGAGTGGTACCACAGAcggctgccgagctgcagcccCGAGATCGGCTCCCCGTACAGATCCAGAGCCTCGTCCTCCTACAACTCTGATCCGGGTGCCCACTGCGGAGACGTGGAGCCGGGCTCTGAGGCGTTAAGTAACTACATGAATTCAACACGAGCTCCCGGGTTGTACCCTAACGGAGGCAACCTGTGGCACCCGGGTTTCTACGGCGCCGACCAAAGAGGCGGTGCAGTTCCCGAGAGCAGCAGCGGCGGAGAGGAGAGTGACAGCGACTCTGATGTTATTTTCCTCGTTTCTTCCGCTAAGGAGCCGCTGTCATGCAGCTCTTTCATCCAGGACAGCGTGAGGCACATCCTGGAGCCTCCGTTCCCAGCGGCGTCCTCGCTGGATGAGGCGAGAGGCTGCTGTCGCCCGCCTCCGCCTCTGAGCTCGCCCGGTCCGGACAGCTCGTACTCGGACTCCTCGGACACCTCCGTGGATATCCCCGTACATCACGCCAGGCCCGTCGTGCTCCTGTCAGACCTCAGTGCTGTTTACGGAAACCCCGCTGAATCTGCCGTAGATATCTCAAGCGACGACAGCGACGTCATCGAAGTTTCGGTCACTAACgaaaagaagaaaagctttTCCTGTAAGAAGAGTCGGAACATGCCTCCTCACGGCGAGGAGGACGAAGCTCCGCCCAGAAACGTGCGACGCAGCACAAGAATCAGGAAATCTGTGTCCGAAATCCCTCAATACACGTGCAGCGCGTCTCCCTGCGGCGCATCTCGCCACCGTTTGAGGAGGCAAGCGAAGAACGACGCAGTGGGTATTTATAACGAGAGCTGCGACTCCGAGGACGTGATGGAGCACGCGGTGAGGTTGTCCAGCTCGGACGCGGAGGACTCTGTCGCGCGACCAAACGTGTCTCAAAGAGCGAGCGGCGACTCAGAGGAGTCCAACGTGGAGACGGACAGGAAGGCACCGCAGACCGACCGGAAGCCTTGCCGCAGAAGCGTCGCTTGTAAACGAAAGAAGCCACTCCCCCTTCGTACAACTCAACAGATAAGAACTAAACAGAAACTAAGCTGCACAATCACACCGGAGCAGCGGGAAAGGAAAAGAACCAGAACAACTGTTGCAAGACGGAAGAAGAAAGTGCGCCCGCAGCCGCCTCGACCTTGTGCTCCGTTTCCTCCCAGAGAGCCGGAAATAAAGCTTAAATATGCAAACGTGAAGAAGATCAAGAGGGCGGAGAGCTTCTGCCCTTTTGTTTGCATAAACAAGAGGACCTGCACCGTCGTTAACcaccaggaggaggaggtggctgCGAGGAGAGGACGGCAGCAGAACGCCTGCAGGTCTCAGTGCGGGTTTGTTCccagcacttcctgtttccagCTGGGACGCTTCGGCTCGGAGAGCAGGGCTCCGTCGACGCCGCTGTGCTGCCTGTGCGGCCAGACGGCCAACGCCACGAACCTCGGGGACCTTCACGGCCCTTATTACCCCAGCGGCTCGTCTCTGCGCTGCGAGAGCGAGCAGAAAGAGGACGAAGGTTTCCACGTCAGCAGACGGTCGGTGAACTCGTCCGATGACGCTCACGACTGCTCTGCTGTCAGACGTCTGCTGGAGGACGACTGTCACTCAAAG ctccaCCCGAAGGTGCCTCTTCATTTTGAGGAGGGCTGGATCCACGAGGACTGCGGTATCTGGTCCGCCGGCGTCTTTCTGGTCAGAGGGAAGCTGTACGGGTTAGAGGAGGCGGCGCAGCTCGCACAAGAAACG